Proteins co-encoded in one Juglans regia cultivar Chandler chromosome 16, Walnut 2.0, whole genome shotgun sequence genomic window:
- the LOC109009258 gene encoding extracellular ribonuclease LE-like has translation MKSYHSFFVQLLILECLAIACGSQAYNFFYFIQQWPGSACHSTGRCCYPTTGKPAADFSISGFRPYYNSGQYEIYCPSNDSINPSKLSDLIPKLHANWPSLACPSSDSTSLWTHEWTKYGTCSMSRYDPTQHSYFQETLVLKGRANILQILENAGIRPNGKFYSLAAIKSAIKRTIGYEPWIKCNTDASGKSQLYQVYLCVGRYQVSFEECPAAALSKLGNSGCSSAVKFPAF, from the exons ATGAAATCCTACCATTCTTTCTTTGTTCAGCTTCTAATACTAGAATGCTTGGCAATTGCATGTGGATCACAGGCCTACAATTTCTTCTACTTTATACAGCAG TGGCCAGGATCAGCCTGCCACAGCACAGGAAGGTGTTGCTACCCAACAACAGGAAAACCAGCGGCAGATTTCAGCATCTCTGGGTTTCGGCCATACTATAACAGTGGCCAATACGAGATCTACTGCCCTTCTAACGACTCTATTAATCCATCAAAG CTCTCAGACCTGATCCCTAAACTGCATGCAAACTGGCCATCACTAGCGTGCCCAAGTAGCGACAGTACAAGCTTGTGGACACATGAATGGACTAAATATGGAACCTGCTCAATGTCTAGATATGACCCAACTCAACATTCATACTTCCAAGAAACTCTTGTTCTCAAAGGCCGAGCAAACATCCTCCAAATCCTCGAGAATGCTG GAATTCGACCAAATGGGAAGTTTTACAGCTTAGCTGCCATAAAGAGTGCCATAAAGAGGACGATCGGGTATGAGCCTTGGATAAAATGTAATACGGATGCATCGGGGAAGAGCCAACTTTACCAGGTTTATCTCTGTGTCGGCCGTTATCAAGTTTCCTTCGAGGAATGTCCAGCGGCAGCGCTATCCAAACTCGGTAATTCCGGCTGTTCCTCTGCAGTAAAATTCCCAGCCTTCTAA
- the LOC109009257 gene encoding pentatricopeptide repeat-containing protein At2g02980, chloroplastic → MAAANVLQVSPLCSPKPNSSSPLSLVPQCASLRELKQIQAFAIKTHLQNDFTVLAKLISFCTLIPSGPAMDHARNLFDQISQPDIVVFNTLARGYSRSDTPLRAIVLFSDILCSGIAPDDYTFPSLLKACASSKALQEGKQLHCLAIKLGLNSNIYVCPTLINMYTECGDVDAARLVFDKITEPCVVTFNAIITGYARSTRPNEALSLFRELQARNIQPTDVTMLSVLSSCALLGAFDLGRWIHEYIKKNGFDKYVKVNTALIDMYAKCGSLDEAASVFENMPVRDTQAWSAMIMAYATHGHGSKAITMFEEMNRARVRPDEITFLGLLYACSHTGLVEEGCWYFYSMSDKYGILPGIKHYGCMVDLLGRAGRLDEAYNFIDGLPIKPTPILWRTLLSSCSSHGNVELAKQVFGRISELDDSHGGDYVILSNLCGRAGRWEDVNNLRKMMKDKGVVKVPGCSSVEVNNVVHEFFSGEGVQPVSKDLHRALDELVKELKLVGYSPDTSLVFHADMEEEDKEIPLRYHSEKLAITFGLLNTPPGTTIWVVKNLKVCGDCHSAAKFITLIFDRQIILRDVQRFHHFKDGKCSCGDYW, encoded by the coding sequence ATGGCAGCAGCTAACGTGCTCCAAGTAAGCCCTTTGTGTTCTCCAAAGCCCAATTCAagctctcctctctctctcgtacCCCAATGCGCCTCTCTCAGAGAGCTCAAGCAAATCCAAGCCTTTGCCATAAAAACCCACCTCCAGAACGACTTCACTGTCCTCGCCAAGCTCATCAGTTTCTGTACTCTCATTCCCAGTGGCCCCGCCATGGACCACGCACGCAACCTGTTCGATCAAATTTCCCAACCTGACATTGTCGTCTTCAACACCTTGGCCCGTGGCTATTCCCGCTCCGATACGCCTCTTCGAGCGATTGTGCtcttttctgatattctttgcTCTGGCATCGCCCCCGATGACTACACCTTCCCGTCCCTCCTCAAGGCATGTGCAAGCTCTAAGGCGTTACAAGAAGGCAAACAATTGCATTGCCTTGCTATCAAACTTGGGCTCAacagtaatatatatgtatgtccTACACTAATAAACATGTATACTGAGTGTGGAGATGTGGATGCTGCCCGTCTTGTCTTTGATAAGATAACTGAGCCTTGTGTTGTTACTTTTAATGCAATAATCACTGGTTATGCTCGAAGTACTCGGCCCAATGAGGCATTGTCGTTGTTCCGAGAATTGCAAGCGAGGAATATCCAGCCTACTGATGTAACTATGCTTAGTGTTCTTTCATCATGTGCCTTGTTAGGAGCATTTGACTTGGGGAGGTGGATACATGAGTATATTAAGAAGAATGGTTTTGATAAATATGTAAAGGTGAACACTGCACTAATAGATATGTATGCGAAGTGTGGAAGCCTGGATGAGGCTGCGTCTGTGTTTGAGAACATGCCTGTAAGAGACACGCAGGCTTGGTCGGCAATGATTATGGCGTATGCCACTCATGGTCATGGTTCCAAAGCCATAACAATGTTTGAGGAAATGAATAGGGCTAGAGTGCGACCTGATGAGATTACATTTTTGGGCCTTTTATACGCTTGCAGCCACACTGGCTTAGTAGAGGAAGGCTGTTGGTATTTCTACAGCATGAGTGACAAGTATGGGATACTGCCTGGGATAAAGCACTATGGATGTATGGTGGATTTGCTAGGTCGAGCGGGGCGCTTAGATGAGGCTTATAACTTTATAGATGGATTGCCAATCAAGCCAACTCCCATACTTTGGCGGACTTTGTTATCTTCTTGTAGCAGCCACGGCAATGTAGAATTGGCGAAGCAGGTGTTTGGACGGATTTCTGAATTAGATGACTCTCATGGTGGAGACTATGTGATCTTATCAAACTTGTGTGGTAGGGCTGGTAGATGGGAAGATGTGAACAATTTGAGGAAAATGATGAAAGATAAAGGAGTGGTGAAGGTACCTGGGTGTAGCTCAGTGGAGGTGAACAATGTAGTGCATGAATTCTTCTCTGGTGAGGGGGTGCAACCTGTTTCTAAAGACTTGCACCGGGCACTTGACGAGTTAGTCAAGGAATTAAAGTTGGTTGGGTACAGCCCTGATACTTCTTTAGTCTTCCATGCAGAcatggaagaagaagacaaagaaatTCCTCTGAGATATCATAGTGAGAAATTGGCTATTACTTTTGGGCTCCTAAACACTCCTCCTGGCACAACAATTTGGGTGGTGAAGAACCTAAAGGTCTGTGGAGATTGCCATTCAGCTGCtaaatttataacattaatttttgATAGACAGATAATTCTTAGAGATGTCCAGCGATTCCATCATTTCAAAGATGGGAAGTGCTCTTGTGGGGATTACTGGTAG